TTGACCGGGTACAAAAGAGAAACGACGTGCAAAGCGAAAGGGCTTCAGGAGGTAGAAGCAGGTGGATGAGAAAAGGAAAAGTGCGAAAGCAGAGTGTTTGAGGAAGTTATCTCACGGTTCAATAGGCGATCATAATGTCCACAAAGGCATCGGCCACAAGTATGTTCGAGGCAAACGGATGCGCCCGGAAACGACGACCGGCACGCCAAGCGCCTAGGGCATCATAAGAAAGTGTCGTCACTCGGGGATTCATCCGGACCCTGACGATTTCAACGTCATTCTATGCGCGTGAGGTCACGTTTCAACATCTGCTCAATGGGATGCAGTCCTGCTACGTTTACGATGCTAGTGACGCAGCCGCGTGGGCGTGTACAATTTGTCTTTACGGGATAATTATTAACCGCGGCAAACGGCATTtctgtacgtacgtatatactcCCTCTTGTTTCTTTCATACCTGTCGCTGGTTATGTTCTCCTGGTAACCTCGCGATGCGTTCTGCACCAGCTGATTTATGACCGGCCGTAGCGAGTCGGGGAACTCAACCGAATGAAGGCTGTGACGCTTTGTTAGgctgtttatttatttctacgtTTCTTATCCGTGCATCTTTCTCTTATTCtcaattcgaaaaaaaattcagttttcgGTCAATTGGTTTAAGACTTGGACCAGGAATGCAAAAAATCGCTACTTTCCAAAATACATTGAATGTTTATTGACATATCTCAGTATCagcattttgtttttttgttttgttttttaaatacgtGAATTGAAACAGAATGTGTGGGAATCGGTATTGACTTTAGTTTTCCATTTCAACtcgttgtttgtttttacGAAAGTATGCAACTTTCGACATGATTACAAAGTCCTCTTCGTCTTGTTTTTTGAACACCCTCTGTACTTTTTTGTTGGTCATTGTCGTCTTCGGTGAAAAAACAGTTGGTTCgataaaccgaaaattttgattcgttAAGGAGTGCGTCGGCAGCGTCAATATCCGCTCGTATTTCCGCAATTAGATCATCTACAAAGAATGATATTATTCTAGATTTTTGCCACTGTTCATTTTCAGGATCGTTAGCTTGGAAGCGTTGTAAAACGTTAGCGTTTCTGAATAAGGGAAAAATTTGGTGCATTTACCAACagagtcaaattttttttcgggccTCAGATAACCAAGCATTACAACTCTTAATTCTGCTCCGTAAAAGTCGTCTTGAAAATTGTGCATTATATGTGTCtcctgaaaaaacaaaaatgtagaGACAtaggaagaaatttttataaatacagTCCATTAGAGctgaattattacaattataataaaaatattacgataTTGTTTACAGAAAGAAAATAGCGACAAGAAAAATAGATGCACTTTCATTTGCCATAAtcaaatggggaaaaaaataatcaagaaCGGTAATCATTTGGTTAGATCGTTTCAGTAATTGTCCGATACAACACGGCGTAATTTACCCATCGCAAACTCACGTGTTTCTCAtctttataaataaatgatatatCGTAATTTGGTCCGAGAATTGTCATGATCTAAACACGAatacagaaaataattaaggtCAACGGTACTGTCTGCAGATcgttgatgagaaaaaattttgatgttgAGTTGAAGAAGGTCAGATACTTTCATTCGAATACAGCCGCGGGCTAGTCGAAAGTATCCGCTGATGAGACAACGATATTTTGACAGAGGTCCGAATCGGATCGTGCCTAAGTAGCCAAcagaaacaaaattattccTCTTACACGCGGCAAGAACGAAGcttttcgaattttgattAATCACGATCGTCGGACAAAggtttaaataattttgtatcCCTGTACCCGATTATCGGAGGATAAAGACGCGAATCAATACGGATTAACGGAACATCAATTTATCACGATGACAGCACAAAAGTAAACTTCGGTTTATAATTTCCGCATTGCAAAGAACTCGTAGTCGCATAAGTTCAGATACACCCCATACGTACCATCGTCTTCTGACTATTTTCGTAAAAAGGATTCCAGCCTATGCTCATCACCATCTTATGAACTTCTTCCTTATTGACAGATGCGAATCCGCAATAGACACCGGTGGCAATTTCCTTAGGCAAATTTTGCACTACTTCGTCCGGATAGTTTGCTGTTGATAATTTACCAGATTTAAGCATTCTCACGAACTTATTTTCCACCGTTATTTAACACATAAGAAGAACACTTCCGGCTAGCCATTTCATGCTATCCACAACGTTGGTTCTCGAAGTGCACATTTTCTACGCGATTTATCTTCTTTTGTATTAGAACGAACGTGCACTAAATCAAATCGTACCTGACAGAAGAATTACACCCGCAACGCGGTGCTTCAAGTATAATATGCAAGTAAAGCTATAAAATTAGAAGATGGAAGATCGGACGTTACGTGAACAGTTTCGAATAATACGTTAACCTGTTGGGATTCTTAATTCTCTGGAACCTCGGCCGAAGCCTTTCACTATTGGGCCAACTGCGAAATGTGGTAAACCGGCTTGAAACATGCTCTCCTCTGCGCTGTAACTACTATCGTTATTGAATGAAGATGGCCAATGCAATAATCGCAAACACGTACATACCGTCGCTCAGTTGCGTAACGTGACTCGCTAGATTACACCTTCAAATCATCGATTagatacaataaataaattcagctTCACACACAACTCATCAATAAGATAACACCGATCAAGTTTCTAATCGGCAGACTAATCTGTGAACCGTGTGTTTTCCGTCAGAGAAGATAGTCGGATACTCTCGAAGTTGATAccgtgattgaaaaaaaaaataaactaaggGACCAAACGAATGTTCTGGAAACGCCGTATAACGTCTCTCCGAGACACCAACTCGAGGCTCATATTGTCCTAGTGAATTTATGCTCGAGTTATTCGCACCCTCGAAGCGTTACCTCGACTGGTTTTCATTTCATCCGCGtctatttcagaattttactgCTTGATACCGCAGCATTCGAAGGCCATCTACTGGTAATTTCTTTGGTATCTACTTGCCACATGCACCGCACAGTGCAAAATCGCCGATACGCATTAACGTAGGatacgtttcaaaatttcatggCAATCTCTTCGGACGAAGGTAATCTTCGGAGGATTTATCGCTTCTCCAACTTCTTGCTAAGTGTAGACGATGCACAACCAACCGTGGCTAGACACACCGAAGCGCATGATTTGGTCGTtgaatgaacatttttttttaaatttcactaGGTCCGTTACATAGAAcgacgaaaaataattgacacgtattttttctttttttaaatcgcgTAATTTTTAGCGTAACTATATTTATGCACATTGTGAAGTCACGCGTCAATTTCAAACTGCTTTATCATTGTTAAGGAAcattggattgaaaaaaaaaaataacaataatgcgtttcaatttttgtgaCGTTTTATCTGACGTATCTAATGGAATTTTTGATTCAACGACCTAACTGGTGCTCTTTCCGCAATTAATCAATGGGAGCGAAGTCGAAGCGTCCGCTGTCTTTCCAAAGTATAATTTTATGCAAAGAAATGTTATGCACCGCGCCAAGCCGGTGCGGATAATGCAGGTAAAAAGTGCAATTACAAAGACAGTCTCGCATTTAATATTCGTCTCTGATCGCGACCCGGATGACCTCGAAATGTCGTCCAAGGTCGAAAAATTGACGGTCAAACACGACGATTGCAGCGGTTAATGCAATGCGTCTGCGGGGCAAAAACGCATGTCAcgggaatattttttattcgcgtGTAACTCGACGGCCCAGTTACCAATTAGCAATAGCCGACGCGTGTGCGTGATGTTGAAAAGAAAGGAGCCGAAGAGGCGAAGAACAACTGGCTGCTGCTGGTATTCATCACGTGATATTATTCTCATTGCAGAACAGCGAATAGCTCGTTGAAACCGCAAATGACGCAACACGCCGTCCGAACTCGGCCATGCAATTAATCGGGCGGTTAATTATACGCGAAGTAACGCCGCGCCTGTTGCCCACCTTTTGCctggtaaataaatgaatataccTGGAGTAATGTGCAGCAGGATCCAAACCGCCGGCGTTGCAGCGTCCCTGCTGCGCTCACGTGCCGTTAAAGATTTCACTTCCACTCTCAAGTAACGTAATATTTATCCGTCTGAACCCGGCTTTTCTTCTCCGGTTCTGTATGCGAGGAAAGACGCTGGTTCCTTAAAGTTATGACAAGCCCCGGACCACCGAGAACAGGATTGGACGGCTCCGTTCGACCGAAGCTTTTGATGGATTACACCATGCGGTCGTCTCGAGGTTACAGAGATGCAGTTGGCCTTGTTTCGCGATTAAATTCATTGATATTTCATTGATCTCTTGCGAAATTCGCGCGTTGAGATCGCTCTTGCAACGAAATCAAACTCcgatgagaaaagaaataataataatagattaAATAAAATCTCACGAATCAATTACCACGGTACGGTGAACATGGGATTAACTAGTTTCCGGAGAACGAACTTACTTATTTCACTTCATGTTTCCAGTGAAGTTGTGGAAATTGCAGGTATATACCTACCACCTTTCCCCGAGAATTTCTGTAGGTATTCGACTTGAGCTGGCACgtacattatacacgtatatatatatatatgtatataccgcAGTTTTGTTCCAGATCGCTGAAGACTTTAACGAGTCGACTGGCGAACTTTGCCCTTTATTACACCCGCATCGAATAACCTCAGGCACGAAGTTTACACGCGGTTGGACCTCCCACCGCTTGCGGTTTGCACGCTAAATTTATGCAAATTCCACGACTCCATATTGGTCTCGTGCTGAGAAATCCACAGGCGGTACATCACCCGTACTCATGCTTCTCTACAACTTGTTTGCACATCTGCTTATATCGTCGATTTAGCCGGGATTTACTATTTTACTTGCCTTGCGTGGGATTTATATTGACAAAACTGCGAGTTTGATTATCCCGCGTGTGAAACTTGCTATTCGTACAAACCGCTTCGCGTGTTCACATAAATGTGAGTTTGACGTGATTTGTGTCAACGAGCAGTATTTCggaattcgaaaattaaatcaattttgagaTGTTCGTTAAGCTTATCGATGCTCATTTCTTTCAGTTGGTTATTCAACGCATTTCAGTGTAAGTGTTTCAATTCGTTTGAAATGAAGTCAGAATTCTTAAAAACAATCGGATCGTTTTATCTGAGTTTAACCTGGTTTCCTGAAATTTCCAGTGTAATTTCCAACCGAACTCATTGCGATCTCAAACGATCAAGTGTTCAAATCATTTCTCCATTTTAATCTTacgatgaaaataacaaatttcgaTGAATATTACAAGAAacaatgtgagaaaaatttttatctcattaaTACGATGGGTttcgagattttttcaaatattgaagCAGCAAGATATTTTTCCAAGAAGGTTCACAGTGACAGATTTAGTTTCGAACAGCAAATCAGCTCAACTTCTGGGCGATCTATCTTTCGGAATTAGATTTGAGAAagaaagatttttgtttttcgcgcTTCAAGTTActatttccaaaatttaatGAGCCCGAAGCAAAAAATCCCGGCTAACTGTGATTCGAGAAACTTGAATCAATTAAAATACGCGGAATTTATGGCTAATCCCGTAACCTTTTGGAGACTTCCAGGTAACAATTGCCAATTGAATATTTACGCATATAAACGCAGGTGAAATGATTTATAGTGCCAAGTTATACCTGCCGGTGGAAAGTAAGAGTGTAGAGCGTATGTAAATACGTGTGTATGGGTAAACACGCGCGTGTATCGAGGGCGTCTGTGAAGTCCATTTAGATAAAAAGTGCATTAACTATGACGAACCAGAAGTTCGCCGAGACAGTATAGTATCTTGTTATATTCCGGAGTATgcttttaacatttttaaaactcaCATCTGTACATTAGTCGGTTCCACGATTTAATCTTCGACTTGCGTGATTTATTGGAAGCTGGAACGGatatttttggctgtatcctggttgcgaaaaaaatctcttAAAAATGGGCCTTATCTTCGTGCGACATGAAAGCCttgattatttcaaattgcTACAGGACAGAGTCGAAGAAACTCGGGATCAATCTGTGGTCAAACTTTTTCATCGACAATCTCAGCCTCAGGGTCGATTCATTATTCGAtcttaattattgaaaatcgatgAATAATAACTTCGAAACAACGAATACCTTCATTTctaggtaaaaaattattattttcatttcctgtaGCTTGCGGCCATACCCTGGTATTTTTATCTATTCACATATTCTTTTCCCCTTTCTCTCCTGAGACACCGGAATCAAACAGCCTTCATCGAATTTATCATCTCCTTAACTTATCACGCGGAATTACATATGGCTTGGTGAAAGGCTTGCTTTGTACGCAGAATAATCGTCGAAATTCACGGAAACAAAGTATTATGCAACTGCTATTGTTCCCTGAAAGTAAAACGTGAAACGTGAAAAGAAGTCGGCTTTAATCACGTTTCCGTTAAAAACCCAATGGGTCATTCAATTGTGAATTTGATCCATCACAAGGAATCGCAATAGGCGAACTTAGGttattggatattttttttctatatcaACTCTAACATAAGCCTCTACACAATTCTATTCTGCATCTTTCCATATTCCTTGCAGGTAAGGCCTTAAAAGTCTTGCCATCTCCCATAAGTGATCGGAGGTCGTCACTGCGCGCACTATAAGTACGTGTCACTGCTGTATAGATTCATTTGTTCCATTATTTCGATTTATGCCTGACTTACCCTGAGCTAAGTAACGGCTCCGTTCGCATGATGATTGTGTTTAAAATCCAGTGGTAATAATTGATATCAGTCATGTTTGTCACTGTGGTACAGAAATAAGTTTACCGATCATGACCCGATTATACTCGAAATGTACAGTGGCTGCCTGAGTTGAATCATGCAAAATTTTAACGTCCGAATTTCTGAGTCCACCCGAGCAGCTGCCGCAGCTTAGCATGGATCTTAATATATTGAACATTTATGCCGGCGGCTATAAAGTAATGAAGCTCTTGTGGATTGT
The Neodiprion fabricii isolate iyNeoFabr1 chromosome 1, iyNeoFabr1.1, whole genome shotgun sequence DNA segment above includes these coding regions:
- the LOC124183827 gene encoding putative riboflavin kinase produces the protein MFQAGLPHFAVGPIVKGFGRGSRELRIPTANYPDEVVQNLPKEIATGVYCGFASVNKEEVHKMVMSIGWNPFYENSQKTMETHIMHNFQDDFYGAELRVVMLGYLRPEKKFDSVDDLIAEIRADIDAADALLNESKFSVYRTNCFFTEDDNDQQKSTEGVQKTRRRGLCNHVESCILS